The Martelella mediterranea DSM 17316 nucleotide sequence ACTCTCCCGCTTCGAGGTAACCGCCGAGGAGCGCGAACAGGCGCTCTCCCGCCTCGATCCGCAGACCCGCGCGGATACGGAATTCGCCATTGCCAATGTGCGCGCCTTCGCCGAGGCGCAGCTCGGCTCGATGTCAGAAATCGAGATCGAGATCCGCCTCGGCGTCCATCTCGGTCATCGCAACATTCCGCTGGAACGGGTCGGCTGCTATGTGCCGGGCGGGCGCTATCCGCTGCTGTCGGCGCCGGTCATGTCGATCGTGCCGGCCAAGGTCGCGGGCGTCGGCGAGGTGATCGCCTGCCTGCCGCCGAACGCCCATGAGGCGATGATCGCCGGCTGCCACCTCTCCGGCGCCGACCGGATTTTCCGGATCGGCGGCGCGCAGGCGATCGCGGCGATGGCGGTCGGAACCGAGAGCGTGCCGGCTGTCGACAAGATCGTCGGCCCCGGCAATGCCTTCGTCAACGAGGCCAAGCGCCAGATCTTCGGCCCCGTCGGCATCGACCAACTCGCCGGACCTTCGGAGATCTTCATTCTTGCAGATCACACCGGCGATGCCGAGATGATCGCGACCGACCTGCTGGCCCAGGCGGAGCATGACACCCGCACCCGCGTCGGCTTGATCACCACCGACGCAGCATTGGCCAAAGCGGTGCTGGCCGAAGTCGATCGCCAGCTCGAAACGCTGTCGACCGCCGCAACGGCAGGGCAGGCCTGGCGCGACTATGGCGAGATCGCGCTCTGCCCGGACGAGGCCACCATGATCGCCTATTCCGATATCGTCGCCGCGGAGCACCTCCAGGTGCACACGGA carries:
- the hisD gene encoding histidinol dehydrogenase, with the protein product MSRLPIPETVTFIKAPGRDAAADNAPVEKLVAEVIARVESEGDAAVAEYSARFDKAELSRFEVTAEEREQALSRLDPQTRADTEFAIANVRAFAEAQLGSMSEIEIEIRLGVHLGHRNIPLERVGCYVPGGRYPLLSAPVMSIVPAKVAGVGEVIACLPPNAHEAMIAGCHLSGADRIFRIGGAQAIAAMAVGTESVPAVDKIVGPGNAFVNEAKRQIFGPVGIDQLAGPSEIFILADHTGDAEMIATDLLAQAEHDTRTRVGLITTDAALAKAVLAEVDRQLETLSTAATAGQAWRDYGEIALCPDEATMIAYSDIVAAEHLQVHTEDAKAFARRLSHYGSLFIGTNASVVYSDKCCGTNHTLPTMGAGRYTGGLWVGTYIKTVTHQWLDEEGIRQVAPPAVRQSASEGLEGHRRAAALRLERLQAR